Proteins from a genomic interval of Harpia harpyja isolate bHarHar1 chromosome 9, bHarHar1 primary haplotype, whole genome shotgun sequence:
- the RITA1 gene encoding RBPJ-interacting and tubulin-associated protein 1: protein MRAAGPVPGGGSAPAPVPVPQLPRAGRGRGRGRGRGVRRARASFVDESLFGSPAGARPVPPGFAPPWAAVAAAAAPAAGPRPRSKCRLRSHTPSFCDETLFGTKPEGPAWAAPWMRKEDVAKLHPLLWSPPPAPRNQPSLCPRSREMPLRAVHPPTPAPPATEGVEAGREGKSCVWEHPESGSCSEGRGAPCRGRSQSLSRLNTPSDGLRLASDNLKTERCKNQSPATAPATPRGPLMRGRSKSVSGPPLARNSTAAGGCKPRPPWK, encoded by the exons atgcgggcggcggggccggtcccGGGAGGCGGCTCCGCTCCCGCTCCCGTTCCCGTTCCCCAGCTgccgcgggcgggccggggccggggccggggccggggccggggtgtCCGCCGGGCGCGGGCGTCCTTCGTGGACGAGTCGCTCTTCGGCAGCCCCGCGGGGGCCCGCCCGGTGCCGCCCGGCTTCGCGCCTCCctgggcggcggtggcggcggcggcggctcccgctgcCGGTCCCCGGCCGAGGAGTAAGTGCAG GTTGAGGAGTCACACTCCGTCCTTCTGCGACGAGACCCTCTTTGGTACCAAGCCCGAGGGTCCGGCCTGGGCAGCTCCTTGGATGAGGAAGGAAGACGTGGCCAAGCTCCATCCGCTGCTCTggagcccaccgcctgccccccGAAACCAGCCCAGCCTTTGCCCCCGCTCCAGGGAGATGCCCTTGAGAGCCGTCCACCCGCCAACCCCGGCACCTCCGGCAACAGAAGGCGTCGAGGCGGGCCGTGAGGGCAAGTCCTGCGTCTGGGAGCATCCCGAGAGCGGTTCTTGCTCCGAAGGCCGGGGTGCTCCCTGCAGAGGACGTTCTCAGTCTCTCAGCAGGCTGAACACCCCCTCAGACGGGCTCCGCCTGGCTTCAGACAACCTCAAGACAGAAAGGTGTAAAAACCAGAGCCCTGCGACAGCCCCTGCGACCCCCCGAGGCCCTCTGATGAGGGGTCGGTCGAAAAGCGTGTCCGGACCTCCTTTGGCCAGGAACTCCACGGCAGCGGGTGGCTGCAAACCCAGGCCTCCCTGGAAGTGA
- the CFAP73 gene encoding cilia- and flagella-associated protein 73, which translates to MRGGEHTRGGSEGDLRARGGERRHSWGTQRGAAYAPWVKPWGLSPPWDVAPRRRGRCSEPCRENPREPREPPAAPGNSVVPPPSRPPHVPASTPASQQAGGTGKMAFDLEEYLRTAFRDKLRLPTVPTRDGATLLPSTRLLLKRREVAEVERALQSQREEFRQRMECLAQRRRQLGRREEQLRDVVLKFDAFLKASAARQERALRRADEERARAAGQGAEAARLRRELEGLLRRRERLARRLRSLRGFGDYLRSVLAGMGQFQDIPAMLAHFGALAGARAALAQQAEARQEQLAQGWAQLRRYRKEAGSKLLCTNDELTRLRARLEATRRDVLQGESHWAHVQSTATQKTLLLGQIKLAVLNLFQLATARLEVPTDVALEDTEAQLDTVLLCVQDLAAISAELRPRQPGTCPPRLPVATGISPLRHGGARVPPSQE; encoded by the exons ATGAGGGGAGGTGAGCACACGCGTGGGGGGAGCGAAGGGGACCTGAGGGCACGTGGAGGGGAAAGGAGGCACTCCTGGGGCACGCAGAGAGGAGCAGCTTATGCACCGTGGGTGAAGCCGTGGGGTCTGAGCCCTCCCTGGGACGTGG CACCCCGCCGTCGTGGGCGATGCTCAGAGCCGTGCCGGGAAAATCCCAGGGAGCCGCGGGAGCCTCCGGCTGCCCCTGGCAACAGTGTTGTGCCGCCGCCATCTCGGCCGCCCCACGTCCCGGCCTCCACGCCGGCCTCTCAGCAAGCAGGAGGCACCGGCAAGATGGCCTTCGACCTGGAGGAGTATTTGCGGACGGCTTTCCGGGACAAGCTGCGGCTGCC GACGGTGCCGACGCGGGATGGTGCCACGCTGCTGCCTTCCACGCGCTTGCTGCTGAAACGGCGGGAGGTGGCGGAGGTGGAGCGGGCGCTGCAGAGCCAGCGGGAG GAATTTCGGCAGAGGATGGAGTGCCTGGCGCAGCGCCGGCGGCAGCTGGGCCGGAGGGAAGAGCAGCTCCGGGATGTCGTCCTCAAATTCGACGCCTTCCTCAAG GCTTCAGCGGCGAGGCAGGAGCGGGCGCTGCGGCGGGCAGACGAGGagcgggcgcgggcggcggggcagggtGCCGAGGCCGCCCGCCTGCGCCGGGAGCTCGAGGGGCTGCTGCGGCGCAGGGAGCGCCTGGCCCGGCGCCTGCGGAGCCTCCGTGGCTTCGGTGACTACCTGCGGAGCGTGCTGGCCGGGATGGGGCAG TTCCAGGACATCCCGGCCATGCTGGCCCATTTCGGGGCGCTGGCGGGGGCACGGGCAGCCCTGGCGCAACAGGCAGaagccaggcaggagcagctggcccagggctgggcacagctccGGCGGTACCGCAAGGAGGCCGGCAGCAAGCTCCTGTGCACCAACGACGAGCTGACCCGGCTCCGTGCACGCCTGGAGGCCACCCGCCGTGACGTGCTTCAAGGG GAGTCCCACTGGGCCCACGTCCAGAGCACGGCCACCCAGAAGaccctgctgctggggcagaTCAAGCTGGCAGTGCTGAACCTCTTCCAGCTCGCCACCGCACGGCTCGAGGTCCCCACGGACGTGGCCCTGGAAGACACCGAGGCCCAGCTGGACACG GTGCTGCTCTGCGTGCAGGACCTGGCTGCCATCTCTGCTGAGCTGCGCCCCAGGCAGCCGGGGACGTGTCCCCCACGCTTGCCCGTTGCCACCGGCATAAGCCCTCTGCGCCATGGGGGTGCCAGGGTGCCTCCGAGCCAGGAATAG
- the DDX54 gene encoding ATP-dependent RNA helicase DDX54, whose translation MAAHRPGRGGDWLRPFRLRPPPRASAAAAAGTDMAPSRARRQPRGAPVPAPPLPAFPAAQEDDGADAEPDTRAMVWAQNQKKKKSGGFQSMGLSYPVFKGVMKKGYKVPTPIQRKSIPAILRGRDVVAMARTGSGKTACFLIPMFERLKAPSQAGARALVLSPTRELALQTLKFTKELGKFTGLKTALILGGDKMEDQFAALHENPDIIIATPGRLVHVAVEMKLKLHTVEYVVFDEADRLFEMGFAEQLQEIIARLPDCHQTVLFSATLPKLLVEFARAGLTEPMLIRLDVESKLSEQLKLAFFHVRGDDKPAVLLHLLRNVVKPQDQTVVFVATKHHTEYLKELLTAQGIRCTHIYSSLDQTARKINIAKFAQGKCPVLLVTDVAARGLDIPMLDNVINYSFPAKAKLFLHRVGRVARAGRSGTAYSLVAPDEMPYVFDLHLFLGRLLVLAGAQEMPADAGGVLGRVPQSLVDDEECLLLTDHEGSLELRSLRRVADNAHKQYLRSRPGPSPESIKRAKDLDVSQLGIHPLFSAHFEDTELERLKFVDSIKTYKSKATIFEINATSRTPASTVMRSKRRHDHALIEKYQRGQQEKRAAALKGQGLCPAPPGPEEGEGEGEGGEENLQDVFSTVVSQKRKRGRGGEDGSRKKPQQPAQRDEDFYVPYRPKDFESERGLSVGGEGSPFEQQAAGAVLDLMGDENHNLNKSKQLLKWDRKKKRFVGQTGQEDKKKVRTESGRYISSSYKNNLYEKWKQKYKVDERDEDGEDEGGRAQFRGKHRRGHGPAQPPARGRVRSELKNKQQILKQRKKAAKQRFLQSGGLKRLKARNRQRVQELRQMAFGRRVGAAKKGKLRKRV comes from the exons atGGCCGCTCaccgcccggggcggggcggcgacTGGCTCCGCCCCTTCCGACTCCGCCCACCACCGCGTgcttccgccgccgccgccgccggtacCGACATGGCGCCGTCGCgcgcccgccgccagccccggggaGCGCCG GTGCCCGCGCCCCCGCTGCCCGCCTTCCCCGCCGCCCAGGAGGACGATGGCGCCGACGCCGAGCCGGACACGCGGGCCATGGTGTGGGCCCAgaaccagaagaagaaaaaatccgGGGGCTTCCAGTCCATGG GCCTCAGCTACCCCGTCTTCAAGGGCGTCATGAAGAAGGGCTACAAGGTGCCCACCCCCATCCAGAGGAAG AGCATCCCCGCCATCCTGCGCGGCCGGGACGTGGTGGCGATGGCGCGGACGGGCAGCGGGAAGACGGCCTGCTTCCTCATCCCCATGTTCGAGAGGCTGAAGGCGCCCAGCCAGGCCGGGGCGCGCGCCCTCGTCCTCTCGCCCACCCGCGAGCTGGCCCTGCAGACCCTCAAGTTCACCAAGGAG CTGGGCAAGTTCACAGGCCTGAAGACCGCCCTGATCCTGGGAGGAGACAA GATGGAGGACCAGTTCGCCGCCCTGCACGAGAACCCCGACAT AATCATCGCCACCCCCGGGCGCCTGGTGCACGTGGCGGTGGAGATGAAACTGAAGCTGCACACCGTGGAGTACGTGGTGTTCGACGAGGCCGACAG GCTTTTCGAGATGGGCTTCGCCGAGCAGCTCCAGGAGATCATCGCCCGGCTCCCGGACTGCCACCAGACCGTCCTCTTCTCCGCCACGCTGCCCAAGCTGCTTGTCGAGTTTGCCCGGGCCG GTCTCACCGAGCCGATGCTGATCCGTCTGGATGTGGAGTCCAAGCTCAGCGAGCAGCTCAAG CTGGCTTTCTTCCACGTGCGCGGGGACGACAAACCGGCCGTGCTGCTCCACCTGCTCCGGAACGTGGTGAAGCCCCAGGACCAGACGGTCGTCTTCGTGGCCACCAAGCACCACACGGAGTATCTCAAGGAG ctgctgacGGCCCAGGGCATCCGCTGCACACACATCTACAGCTCGCTGGACCAGACCGCCCGCAAGATCAACATCGCCAAGTTCGCCCAGGGCAAGTGCCCAGTGCTGCTGGTCACCGACGTGGCCGCCCGTGGCCTTGACATCCCCATGCTGGACAACGTCATCAACTACAGCTTCCCCGCCAAGGCCAAGCTGTTCCTGCATCGCGTCG GTCGCGTGGCCCGAGCTGGCCGGAGCGGCACTGCCTACTCGCTGGTGGCTCCCGATGAGATGCCCTACGTCTTTGACCTCCACCTCTTCCTGGGGCGCCTGCTCGTCCTTGCCGGTGCCCAGGAGATGCCTGCTG ATGCCGGCGGGGTCCTGGGCCGTGTCCCCCAGAGCCTGGTGGACGATGAGGAGTGCCTGCTGCTGACGGACCACGAGGGCTCGCTGGAGCTGCGGAGCCTGCGCCGCGTCGCCGACAACGCCCACAAGCAGTACCTGCggtcccggcccggcccctcgcCCGAGTCTATCAAGAGGGCGAAGGACCTGGACGTGTCCCAGCTGGGCATCCACCCGCTCTTCA GTGCTCACTTCGAAGACACTGAGCTGGAGAGGCTGAAGTTCGTGGACAGCATTAAAACCTACAAGTCCAAGGCG ACCATCTTTGAGATCAACGCCACGTCACGGACACCGGCCAGCACCGTGATGCGGTCGAAGCGGCGCCACGACCATGCTCTCATCGAGAAGTACCAGCGCGGGCAGCAGGAGAAGCGGGCAGCGGCTCTCAAAGGGCAGGGGCTgtgcccggccccccccgggcccgaggagggagaaggagaaggagaaggaggggaggaaaaccTCCAG GACGTGTTCTCTACCGTGGTGAGCCAGAAGCGAAAACGGGGCCGAGGGGGAGAAGACGGTTCCAGGAAAAAGCCGCAGCAGCCAGCGCAGCGGGACGAAGACTTCTACGTCCCGTACCGGCCCAAGGACTTTGAGAGCGAGAGGGG GCTGAGCGTGGGCGGCGAGGGCAGCCCCTtcgagcagcaggcagctggagcCGTCCTGGATCTCATGGGGGACGAAAATCACAACCTCAACAAGAGCAAGCAACTGCTGAAGTG GGACCGCAAGAAGAAGCGGTTCGTGGGGCAGACAGGCCAGGAGGACAAGAAGAAGGTGCGGACGGAGAGCGGGCGCTACATCAGCAGCTCCTACAAGAACAACCT CTATGAAAAGTGGAAGCAGAAGTACAAGGTAGACGAGCGGGACGAGGACGGGGAAGACGAAGGAGGCAGGGCGCAGTTCAGGGGGAAGCACAGGCGCGGGCACG GACCTGCGCAGCCCCCCGCCCGGGGCAGGGTACGCTCGGAGCTGAAGAACAAGCAGCAGATCCTGAAGCAGCGCAAGAAGGCGGCCAAGCAGCGCTTCCTGCAGAGCGGGGGGCTGAAGCGCCTGAAGGCCAGGAACCGGCAGCGGGTGCAGGAGCTGCGGCAGATGGCCTTCGGGCGACGGGTGGGGGCCGCCAAGAAGGGCAAGCTGCGGAAAAGAGTGTAA